Proteins co-encoded in one Xanthomonas campestris pv. badrii genomic window:
- the rfbC gene encoding dTDP-4-dehydrorhamnose 3,5-epimerase produces MKVIETALPGCVVIEPAVFGDARGYFFETWNAERFKQHGLPQNFVQSNVSTSAKSVLRGLHYQWPRPQGKLVSVLAGEVYDVAVDLRSGSPHFGRWTAVLLSAENRRQVWIPEGFAHGFAVLSETALFSYLCTDIYVKEADAGVRWDDAAIGIDWPISNPVLSPKDAAAPFLADVPPDRLPTFPV; encoded by the coding sequence TTGAAAGTGATCGAAACGGCGTTGCCTGGCTGCGTTGTGATCGAGCCAGCAGTCTTTGGCGATGCGAGGGGCTACTTCTTCGAAACGTGGAATGCCGAGCGTTTCAAGCAGCACGGCCTGCCGCAGAACTTCGTGCAGAGTAATGTTTCCACATCTGCCAAGAGTGTCCTGCGTGGTCTGCACTATCAGTGGCCACGTCCGCAGGGCAAGCTGGTCAGCGTCCTTGCCGGTGAGGTGTATGACGTTGCGGTTGATCTGCGGTCCGGCTCGCCGCATTTCGGGCGTTGGACAGCTGTCCTGCTGAGCGCTGAGAACCGTCGCCAGGTCTGGATACCGGAGGGCTTTGCACATGGCTTTGCAGTGCTTTCGGAAACTGCACTGTTCAGTTACCTGTGCACCGATATTTACGTCAAGGAGGCCGATGCCGGCGTGCGTTGGGACGATGCTGCGATCGGTATCGACTGGCCGATCAGCAATCCTGTGCTCTCTCCCAAGGACGCAGCCGCACCATTTCTGGCCGATGTGCCGCCTGATCGCTTGCCAACCTTTCCAGTATGA